The Branchiostoma lanceolatum isolate klBraLanc5 chromosome 1, klBraLanc5.hap2, whole genome shotgun sequence genomic sequence agaaacatgacaaaaacaatatgttgagcccatacctatgggctcaacataacaacTGTGAACACTAAAAATACTGGATCCCATGCCATCTTTAGCCacaattgcaagtacatgtatttgtaattatCCCTTTTACTTGTTCCATACAGCACGGAGACAACCCTGAGTGCGTGTGGTGGGACATGAAGTATAACGGCGGGATGGGCGGCTGGTCGTCTGAAGGCTGCTGGGTAGACGTGACAGAAAACGGACAGACGGACTGTTACTGTGATCATCTCACCAACTTCGCACTGCTCATGGTAGGGAATTTAAGCCGGAACTAAGAATTTGATCTCGGTCTAATGAACAATATGTCTTTTCTCTATATAGGTTTTGACCAAAAACTGGACGGATAACGGAATGAAGTTCATAGATGAAGAAcaaatttttcaatttgttttttgtttgttaccttttacATTATACGTTTACACGGTGCAATGATCCAATGATAATACGAGTTTGGTCGCCCAACCATCGCCAAGGGATCGTCATTTAGTTGGGGCTTAACATAAACGGACATCCTTTTAGTTCAATTGCCATGATAGGTTATTTAGTTATAAGCATTAGAAACGGTAGCCTTTGTTCACAGTCTGTTCTACAAATGTGTGATAACAAGACTTAAGCCAGTATTGTGTTATGAACTTTTTTGTCACATCATTTAACATTACTGTCTGTCCTCCATCAGGACGTATACGGTACCTCTGCCCGAGTGTCCAAGGGTCACCAGACGGCGCTGTCAATCATCTCCTATATCGGCTGTGGCGTGTCTCTTATCGGCATCTTCCTCAGCCTGCTCACCTTCGGGATGTTCAAGTACGTCTTTAGCATTTTCCGACATCACAGAACAGTgtaacatagtcttgtctggaTAAATCACGCCTGTAGCGGCCCATCCAAATATGTTGGTCCATCTAGCCTCTAGCAGTAAGAGATTGCCTAACACACGTTAAGAATTGTCGTACATTTGACAAGTTAAAATCTTTATGGTCATATTTCTACTTTCTTCACAGGAAAGTCCGCCGTGAGACTCCTACTAAGATCCTGATTAACCTGTGCGTGGCCCTGTTCATGGTGAACGCACTGTTCGTCACGCTTACATCCATCCACGACCTGGGGATAGACGAGCTCTGTATGAGCTTCGCAGGTTAGTCGTGTGTTCCACCTGTCACATGTAGTATCAatttctcagtcctatcgttagtcactgacgaaagactgtctgaaacgtctgactgtttcaaaatcttatccagttgcttgagtaatcatttttggcgtagtATCAATACTGTTACtagatatgatatatatatatatatatatatatatatatataagcatTTGTATGAAAGCAGATTTAATTTATTAGTGTGGTGAGATAATAGTGgtgatatatagatagatatcgatatatatatatgaatagtgATGACAGTCTTATTGCCAGAAAGTGTATTGCAAGTAGCAGGACAAAAACATAGAATGGCGAACAATATAAAATTTGACAACTTTAATTCAAATGCTAGACTCTAAAACTTAACCTGGCTTCTAGTAGGTTTTCCATTTGTTACACAAAAGTCTAGTATATGCTAGTTATATTTTTATAATTGCTAAGTAACAGATACATATTGTCTATTACAAATGTAATCATATAAGATATCACTAAAATACGATTAGTCTTCATGATTATTGTTACAGAGAAATGCTCATTTTACAATTCATTACACAATGTCTGCTCTCGATGTCATGATACAGAGCCTAAGGTTAACGATTTATCGTGTAATGGTACAAGAGTTGGGGAATGACAGTGCTGACCCCCATCTTCCACAGTACTGATGCACTACTTCCTGCTGGCCGCTATGATGTGGATGGGTCTGGAGGCCCTGAACATGTATATCGCCCTGGTCAAGGTCTTCAACACTTACTACAAACGCTTCATGTTCAAGCTGGCCCTTGCTGGATGGGGTAAGTCAAGTAGACTTCAAATTGATAGAATTCAACGGTACcaaatatatgaatattgatgataacTGATATTTTGGAATAGAAAAACTGTTGTTCAAAATAACATGTTTGTGATTACCTCATATCATTTCTCTAAACTCTCTCCTCCACATTCTATGTAGGAATCCCGGCTATTGTTGTGGGCATCACCCTGGGTATCGACCACAAAAGCTACGGACCCTATGAGGGCATGTAAGTATTTACAGCGACTtcgttgtacattgtatacatgtatggttttaACTTGTAGTAGGTAAATTACACTGTGTATCCACCAAGCGTAGATGGCAtcgctgtttttgtttattcaacAACATAACGTTCACTTACCACGAAATGCCTTTGTGCAGTTGCTGGTTGTCCCGCTATGCGTTCCTGGGAGCGTTCCTCGCGCCTGCgctcttcatcatcatcgtcaacTTCATCATCTTCACCATGGTGATCCGCACCATCGTCGGACTGGAGGACCAGAAGAAACTTAAGGTCAGCAGCTCATCTTCAGGCAATCCAATAGATCATTTCATCTTCTTATTGTAACTTAGTTATTGGATAATTTTCCGTGCTCACATGAGCTACCAAACGACCTGGCTGAACTGCTCATGTCATCAAAGATGAACATGTTTCACCCTTTTTCCAGTGttctttttatcattattgattTTTAACAGTTACTAATATTatcatgtccacaacacgagatataaaaccggaagtcctgctgcaTTGCCATGGAAAGGCGCCAGGGGGCCGTagtttcttcattttgtcagcacctaccaacatacaaaatgtcatacagatccatccacaacgtcttgagttatgctgttcaaaaaCCAGATAAACACAAACTCGACacatcttcttggcgaaggtaacaagtttGTGCATTATATAACTGTCATTGCAGAAATCGACCAAGACTGACACGGCCACCAAGCTGAAGGGTGCTGTGGGACTGTCCATCCTCCTGGGTCTGACCTGGGCACTGGCTATCTTCGCCATCCGGGAGGCAAACGTCGTCATCAACTACCTGTTCGCCATCTTCAACTCTCTACAGGGTAAGAGATTAGATGAACTCCTCTCGAACCTGTTTGGAATCACTGATAACTACCAGTAGTCCTTTATGCAGTTACTGTGTATTTCTTCATTACACAGCAGGAAAATCGCTTGGCCGACGAGTCTGTAAGCTCTGGTTGACACTTTAAATTTGGACAGTACGTACTCCGCCAGTTTACTCTCTATTATTGCGTGATTCTTAGAGATAGGCCGATGTtcccagacccccccccccctccgtcCAACGTGATTGAATAGATTTTTAGGTGAGAAAATACGCTCGAGACTGCCGATCAGCAAATACAGCCGAAGCTCAGTGGCTGTATGATAAGGGTCTTAAGGCAATATTTCGCTTGATAATAATATTTTGGCATTGCAATGACATGTTTGTCTCATCTTCCCCCAAGGTCTCTTCatcttcgtcttccactgcgtGATGAAGAAAGACGTGCAGAAAAACTGGAAGAGGTTGATCCCCTGCTGCCCCAACCCTCCCCCGGGAAGTACAGGTACGGACACACCTACAATTCTGAGTCGATAACATTGCGACACAGGGAATTAACGTTGACGAAGAAGCTTGATTCGCCATTTTGTTACTGAGACACTATAACTTGTTTATAAATATTTTGTcttatttagtcattttcaagAACAACACTAAGCCTTACAAGCCAAAAATGAAGGTGTCGGAATCTACACATACGCTAAACGCATACGGAAAACTGTGAAATGTCAAATCATTCCCGTTAACATGCTTTATGTTCTACCCAGTATATGTAAAAACAGCACCAATACGAAATCAAATGCTCTGGACCCCCTCCGCTATCTCCATTGATGTGAAGAGCACGGAATGTCCATCCTCACGAAATCACTCACCCTTCCCAGTGTTTGAAGGTACCCGTTTGAAACTAAAGTCATCTGGTTGTGCTGTGGGTGTGCCGCTCTAGCTGCTCCTCCTTGCGACGAACTTCCTCCTTGCAGCTGATGAGAATCTATGAACTTTGCATCTTTTGGTCTTGCTGAAGTTTGGTGTGATGGTGGTTTTCTAAACCTCTTTCTGTCTTTACAAACCAGCATCTACAACAGCATGGAGAATACCACATTGCATTAGAAGATGTGCTGTGCTTTGTATATTAAACGCTTAAGATTTTCCTTTCTCAGCCTGGTTGGTGTTTCTCACGCTGTTTGGTTAGGGCCGGCAAATTTTTCTCTATGTACTTCAACTGTTCGTTTTCTTCAGCTTGGAGTACTCGCAGCCACATGAGAGCCAACAGGACAAGGAGCTCCCCAGTCAGCAACGGATCCATGGTTCGCAAGTTCTCACAGAGTAAGTGTACGTTCAATATTTTAGGAGATTTTGTTCATCCACAATCATGGGAAATATATTGTTGTGAAGACGGGGCCCTATGTATACCtacatttgtttcatttttataAACGTTTGTAGCTAGTAACATTCAAAGATATGCAATGGAGGTAAACAACTAGTTTTAATATCCGACACAAATTTTATGAcaattttatgttgttgtttctatTAACGGGTTTACACAGTGCAAGGCCACATTAAACACTTCTGAGCACTGAACTAACATAATACTAAAGCAGAATCTCTTGCACCTTAGTCAGAAGCATCACGTTGCGAATTCCACTAACGTTAATTGTGGTCGCAAGCACTTATTTTTTATTACTTCCTACAGGCGAATCAACCACCAGCCTGGCTAAGGACAAGCGAGAGATCGCGGAGACCGGGTTGTATAACGAGGCCTACCAGTACGCTCCCGAGGCCTTCAATCCACTGGCGCGAATCTAATCACTTTAAacctgaggctattgacaggatgatcctgtcagcagtgcatttttttctaccgCTGGAAGGATGATCCTAGCCAATTCCTCACTTTAAAGCCATAGTATAttctaaccccccccccccccccaatatttGTATAAAAAGCAGTATTTGTTTTCAAAGGTTTTGGCACAACAGCAAATTGATTTAGCTCTGTTGATAAGCATGAGTACAGCTTTGCTGTAGGGTTTGGTATCTATCTTTTTCGAAATTTATAATACTGGCCTATTACAGTGGAAAAGGGAATGCGAATAAAACTGGTCGTATTAAAAAGATACTAGTACTGTTCTACCTAAACCGAAAGATGATGGCATAGATAAAGATTGAAGTTTGAGTTAGGGTACTATGGTATACTTTGTATCCTGATATTTGCATATCGATTATAAAATAGTTTGTTGTAAGGAGTTAAGTGAGTGCCACATTATGCATGTTACATGGAAAGCTGGTTATTTCTGGTAAGAATATGGAGGCATTTGCTTTGTAAGAAGAGAGATTAAAGCCTAAATTGTACATATTTGACAGGCATACTAAAGAAGGCTATTACATGTAAAAAGATTTAAAGTGAGCATATACGTTATACTTCATACACTAATTTACTAACATTTATGATATATAATCAGATGTAATACGGTATGGATATCTCATTTTATAGAGAACGAATTGTAACTTTTTAACTGGCGACAGTTgttcattttaaacaaaattatgCTCTTTTCTAACTCTAAACTTTGAGGTAATCAATTCATAATTCTAAtaagataaaaatgtatttaacaTATTGCTTTTAAGTGAGAAATGTGATTATAGGGGGTGTTGATTATTCCTAAGCTTTTAAATCTATTTGTTGCTGTCAAGTTAATTACCTATTTGATTGAGTGAATTGTTTGTCGTTCACCACAGTGCCTTACGTTGCAATGATGTGACTATTTTGGTGAATAATTAGATATAGGTCTAACTAGACTAAGACGAATTTTAGCTCTTCGAATTTTTTTGCAATAAAGACGATAAATTTACTAACATAGATATTCCTTGCCTTGTGCAATCTTTATTGCTCGACGCAGCATTAATGTTTTCTAGACAAGAGCATGGTTTTACCATCGTTCAACAATGAAAGGTAGACCCTAATTTTCGTGATGTCTGATCATGTCCAGCTTTCTAATTCGAGCTCCAATTATAAAATTCCCTTTTTTAGTATTTGCATATTGTCTTTATGACTGAGGTCGTCTTTATTCGCATGATTGGTGTCTATTCCATTTCCCTGATGTGCAGAACACGAAAGATATGAAAACCGGAATTCCTGCTGCAAAACTGCTAGGTGAATTGCaatctaataatttcttcaGTTTGCCAACAACTACGAACACTAAATATCATCGATATTCATCAAAAACGTTTGAAAGTGAtgctgtacacaaacacacaaacagctcGAAAAGATTACCATGTCCCTGCAGACCTAGGAGTGTAGAATCATACCAACAACCCACATCACTAACAACAGCATTTCGATGCAATGATACATTTCGTAGCCTAATTTGATGTTAAGTGCAGTTCGATTTGATTCTGTTTGTGCCTATAAACCGATGATAGTGACAGCCAATGATGACCAAATAGGAGCATTAGACAAGCATCAATGTAAAAATGATTCTAGTTCCTAAAACAACACGTATATTCATGTCTATGTGGTAATTCGTAAGCTCAATAAAACatccaaaattctttttttgttattcaaagaagaaaagacaagtGAACACAGTAGCACCGCACTAATGATCATACAATATGATTATGTTAACGGTATAGATCTGGCACTCTGTTATATGGTATGAGATATCTCAAAACTGCTGCTTCACTGGATATCCAGCTGGTCCACCAGGATACGCCGGAGGATACGCAGCGTCTCCTCCAGGGTAGGGCGGGGGAGAGGCGACAAACCCTCCCGGGGGAGGCTGTGGGTAAGCCGCTGGAGGAGGATGGGGGTATGCCGTTGCGCCGCCTGACGGAGATGGGAGGTACGACATGGCACCTGTGGGGTACTGAGTCTGCTCCTGGCCGGGGTATGGCACCGTCGTTGTCGTCTGCCGATGGTCTACGGGAAGAATATATGTAACACTCTAATAAATGCACTGAGTTGGAAAAAGAGAACAGGCTGGTTTGACCACAAACCAAGCGCGCCTACCCTACATAAAgaaattattgataaaaaatgattaaataaaaaaagcagacgtacaacaacaaacatcttACTTCTCTGCCGTAGTTGTTTAGCCCGGCAGCAGTATCCTATGGCTATCAGGATGAGCAGGAATCCGCCTACAGCAAGGCCCACTCCCACCTTACCACCGACACTACGGGAACATGTTATTACGCAAAATTAGATACGATACAGATGTACAAATTAGTGCACACGACATGTCATTAGGTTATGCTGTATAAAGCATGGTTACAGTGCAACAGTCTCAATTTCAATGGGATTCTTGTGTAAACATGCATTTTAGTATGGTTGATTATTACCACGAAAAGACAGACAACATTTTTCTAGTACAACTGTGGCAACCAAAAACGAAGATGCGGTGACAGCGTACGATATTGATATCAGTTACCACGGTAAAACGTTCTAACCTGAAGCCGTAGTATCGGTGACAGGCACCGTAGACCTTGTCCCAGCAGTCGTCGCAGCAGTACTTGTTCCTGCTGGTCCCACAGCAGTAGATATCATCATGGTCATCATGATGGTCTGGACAGTTGAATCCGCTGTGATATATCCCATCCCATCCTCTGTAGCTGCTACACCATTCAGCATCACCTGATGGAGGAAGAAATAAAACAATCTAAAACTTGACGTGTACATCCGTTCCCTGTTGcagtgtatatatgtaaatactttaatTGTGTTTGGGAGCGTATCTATAAgaagcgacacctgtgctgcagtgaaccagtcagaattgcgcTGAGGAAagggacagatggtcaccgaaacgtcggttgaataaaccacttggttatgtacaaagagcctttttatacgtgtacatgtatgggaATTCATCACTTTATATGCGTTGACTTGACACTGTAGCTAGCTCGGGGTGTGTTTCTACgaaaaaaaagtattcatttccGTGTAATCGTGTTGTTGCACCGACATTTGCCGGTCACGTAGTTAATGATAAACAGGATAATCAGACATAGTACAAAATACGCACTGTTAAACAAACAGTGTCTCTGACTACCAGGTACGGAGAGAGGGTGTGTTGaggcagtatacatgtacaataaacacTGTGGTTCGCGAGAACTAGATCATAAATCGTCACTTCTGAACATTATAGTTCTTTTTACAGGACGATAGACATTTTGGAAAAGAACCCTGTCATTGGAAACGTATTTTCAGACATAGATATTCCGCTGATTTTTAGATGTAAGCATGGCAactgaaacattttctttgagaCAGATTGACTATAGAGCAAGCAGAAACAAGGGGCCAATGTAACACCAGTATTTCAATAGATAGGACATATTTGGTAAAAGTGTGTTTTGTGGTTAAAAATCGCACTTCCTGTTCACGTGCAGGGTCGATGGCTTGTCAGTTCCGATCTATCGGTCCTTTTCGGAGCCCTACATTCACATTTCAATTCACAGTTCCCTGTAGGCCCATTATTAGCCGTCGGTTCCGAGTTTGTATACGTAGGACACATAAACTTCTCTAAAATCATAGGGATACGTAGGTACGTGTTGATGGCTCAATCCGGTTTGTGATTATAGGAAATACGTGTATTCCATCATACACCACAAATATGATGTTTACGTATGGTTAAAATATAAATTTGATATGGATACTTTGGAAACGTTGATTAATTGTTGTAAAGAAGGCACAAATTACCTGGTGTGACGCTAACTGTCAGCACAAACATCACCAGACACAGGAACATGGTaaagctgttgttgttgtgacgCAGTTAACTAAGCACTTCTGTCAGTTCTGCTTCATACACCCTATAATGGCGTCA encodes the following:
- the LOC136432975 gene encoding protein shisa-4-like; protein product: MFLCLVMFVLTVSVTPGDAEWCSSYRGWDGIYHSGFNCPDHHDDHDDIYCCGTSRNKYCCDDCWDKVYGACHRYYGFSVGGKVGVGLAVGGFLLILIAIGYCCRAKQLRQRNHRQTTTTVPYPGQEQTQYPTGAMSYLPSPSGGATAYPHPPPAAYPQPPPGGFVASPPPYPGGDAAYPPAYPGGPAGYPVKQQF